A genome region from Chitinivibrio alkaliphilus ACht1 includes the following:
- the rimM gene encoding ribosome maturation factor RimM (Essential for efficient processing of 16S rRNA), which translates to MCPDPHGRRLISAGKIGRPSGLRGALNFFPYGNTRIISRPPVTVWVGRNSEAVREERMVQVQERSSKWMIRLEGVEDRDAAEGYKNLSVFVPEEDLPDREDGEYYFYQLRGMRVLSETGGVLGNVCEVYDLPTTQALEIDVVHRGKILVPFRDEWVCSVSLESATIVVDAAKLKELF; encoded by the coding sequence ATGTGCCCTGATCCCCATGGCCGCCGTCTTATTTCTGCGGGCAAAATCGGACGTCCTTCGGGGCTCCGTGGGGCCCTGAACTTTTTTCCGTACGGGAATACACGAATTATTTCTCGCCCTCCGGTTACTGTGTGGGTTGGTCGAAATTCCGAGGCCGTGCGTGAGGAACGAATGGTTCAGGTTCAGGAGCGTTCATCCAAATGGATGATTCGCTTAGAAGGGGTTGAGGATCGAGATGCTGCCGAAGGGTATAAGAATCTCTCTGTCTTTGTACCCGAAGAAGATTTGCCTGATCGAGAGGATGGAGAATACTACTTTTACCAATTACGCGGCATGCGTGTCCTTTCCGAGACCGGAGGGGTACTTGGTAATGTTTGTGAGGTGTATGATTTGCCCACGACACAGGCTTTAGAAATTGATGTGGTGCATCGGGGAAAGATCTTGGTTCCCTTTCGGGATGAATGGGTGTGTTCCGTGTCCCTTGAGTCGGCAACAATTGTTGTCGATGCAGCAAAGTTAAAAGAATTGTTTTAG
- the trmD gene encoding tRNA (guanosine(37)-N1)-methyltransferase TrmD, whose translation MFFDILTLFPEMFTGVFEESILKRARERNLVSIATHDIRAFSENKHRKVDDYPYGGEAGMLMRPEPVCRAVEYCKAEREGYNPTVVFLTPRGEPFSHTVAYELAETDGLVLLCGHYKGIDERAVSTCVDREISLGDFVLSGGEIGAMAIVDAVSRLLPGVLGNSQSASLDSHYDGLLSAPAYTRPEEYKGLRVPEILLSGHHKKIAEWKQHVSQELTKKRRPDLWDAYRQKMENGGL comes from the coding sequence GTGTTCTTTGATATTTTAACACTGTTTCCGGAGATGTTTACCGGAGTGTTTGAGGAGAGTATTCTCAAGCGTGCCCGAGAGCGAAATCTTGTGTCCATTGCGACGCATGATATTCGTGCTTTTAGTGAGAATAAGCATCGAAAGGTCGATGATTACCCCTATGGGGGAGAAGCGGGGATGCTGATGCGTCCCGAGCCGGTCTGCCGAGCCGTTGAATACTGCAAAGCGGAGCGGGAGGGATATAATCCGACGGTGGTGTTTTTGACGCCCCGTGGAGAGCCCTTTTCTCATACGGTGGCCTATGAGCTTGCTGAAACAGATGGTCTTGTTCTTCTCTGCGGGCATTATAAAGGTATAGACGAGCGTGCCGTCTCCACCTGTGTGGATCGTGAAATATCCCTCGGGGATTTTGTCCTTTCAGGCGGAGAAATAGGTGCCATGGCCATAGTTGATGCCGTGTCACGGCTTTTACCGGGAGTCTTGGGAAACAGCCAGAGCGCGTCCCTTGATTCTCATTACGATGGGTTGTTGAGTGCGCCCGCGTATACTCGTCCCGAAGAATATAAGGGGTTGCGTGTTCCTGAAATTCTGTTAAGTGGGCACCATAAAAAAATTGCAGAATGGAAACAGCACGTTTCTCAGGAACTAACAAAAAAACGACGCCCCGATTTATGGGATGCGTATAGACAGAAAATGGAAAATGGAGGTTTGTAA
- the rplS gene encoding 50S ribosomal protein L19, with amino-acid sequence MDRIQQIEKEMLTDNHALDFRSGDVVNVGYQIKEGSKVRTQFYRGTVIQRKGSGMAETFTVRKASANGIFVERIFPIHSPLIESIEVVTRGKVRQSRIYYLRDRIGKAARVRVRDINKKN; translated from the coding sequence ATGGATAGAATTCAACAGATCGAAAAAGAAATGCTTACCGATAATCATGCCCTTGATTTTCGTTCCGGCGATGTCGTCAACGTAGGGTATCAGATTAAAGAGGGTAGCAAAGTGCGGACGCAGTTTTATCGTGGCACCGTTATTCAACGCAAAGGGTCCGGTATGGCGGAGACTTTTACCGTTCGTAAGGCATCTGCCAACGGTATTTTCGTAGAGCGGATTTTTCCGATCCACTCACCACTTATCGAATCAATTGAAGTTGTAACACGTGGTAAAGTGCGTCAATCTCGGATTTATTACTTGCGGGATCGTATTGGTAAAGCTGCTCGTGTACGAGTGCGTGATATCAATAAGAAAAATTAA
- a CDS encoding RNA pyrophosphohydrolase, which translates to MKQEHKHIGDYRPNVCAVILHPMRDDAVLLCHRKDFLMEQGWQFPQGGYDEDKDLIEEMKRELREEISTDAVEVLQMSAEEYFYAFPSSSHPKRDRYLGQRQRWVLCRFVGQESDISVETKVPEFDEWKWASPHEAARSIVEFKKTNYYAALREFGLIE; encoded by the coding sequence ATGAAGCAGGAACATAAACATATCGGTGACTATCGCCCCAATGTCTGTGCCGTTATTCTTCACCCAATGCGGGATGATGCGGTTCTCCTCTGCCATAGGAAAGATTTTCTTATGGAGCAGGGGTGGCAGTTTCCTCAAGGCGGGTATGATGAAGACAAAGATCTCATCGAAGAAATGAAGCGTGAATTGCGTGAAGAGATTTCCACCGACGCTGTTGAGGTGCTACAGATGAGCGCCGAGGAGTATTTTTATGCCTTTCCCTCATCGTCACACCCGAAACGGGATCGGTATTTAGGGCAGCGGCAACGATGGGTGTTGTGTCGCTTTGTCGGCCAAGAGAGTGATATCTCTGTTGAAACGAAGGTGCCTGAGTTTGACGAGTGGAAGTGGGCTTCACCCCACGAAGCGGCACGGTCGATTGTTGAGTTTAAGAAAACCAATTATTACGCAGCCCTGCGTGAGTTTGGTCTCATTGAGTAA
- a CDS encoding 2-oxoacid:acceptor oxidoreductase subunit alpha, which yields MTKRNYLSIVLVGSAGQGIQTVEKGLATLLKKAGYAVFTNKEYMSRVRGGVNSTQLIVSSTNRRCFHDTTDVAVLFTPDGYEHIAHRLQDSTVVLADASLHEQLPESVTSVPFLDYAKEAGSKLYQNSVAIGLIAGLLSLKKEALEAQVTAAFAAKGESVQKGNREAAQRGYEEAQGISLPEPFPRITPGPYGKSLFIGGSEALGLGAIAGGCSFICSYPMSPGTGLLTTLAKYSHTFNIAVEQVEDEIAAVNMAAGAWYAGARTVVTTSGGGFALMTEGISLAGIMELPLVVNISMRPGPATGLPTRTEQGDLNLAVYAGHGEFPRIVYAPRDTQQGFDLAKRAMEDADACQVPVILLTDQYFMDGMETLDQDLDTHGYDTQHIVETDPSYKRYALGNSVVSPRGIPGYGTGIVCCDSDEHTEEGYITESMSVRCSMMDKRMAKHALCQKRIPAPELLKSTARKKLLVSWGTNYHVVRHALEEYDGDDIDFLHFSCVYPLPENLSELLSGYDVTAVLENNYTAQFARLIRGETGHSFDTEILQYDGQPFSVEHVTAALKNLGKEEQ from the coding sequence ATGACCAAAAGAAACTATCTTTCCATTGTATTGGTTGGATCGGCTGGGCAGGGCATCCAGACTGTTGAAAAGGGCCTTGCTACGCTCTTGAAAAAAGCGGGCTATGCCGTATTTACCAATAAAGAGTATATGTCTCGGGTACGGGGAGGAGTGAATTCTACCCAGCTCATCGTCTCTTCGACAAACCGCCGTTGTTTTCATGATACCACTGATGTAGCTGTGCTTTTTACCCCCGATGGATATGAACATATTGCGCACCGGCTTCAGGATAGCACTGTCGTGCTTGCCGATGCTTCGTTACATGAACAGCTTCCTGAGTCTGTGACTTCTGTTCCTTTTTTAGACTATGCCAAGGAAGCAGGCAGTAAACTGTATCAAAATAGTGTCGCAATAGGCCTTATTGCAGGTCTGCTTTCTTTGAAGAAAGAGGCTCTTGAAGCACAAGTGACAGCGGCGTTTGCGGCAAAGGGAGAATCGGTGCAGAAGGGCAACCGTGAGGCTGCTCAACGAGGGTATGAAGAGGCGCAGGGAATTTCCCTGCCGGAACCATTTCCTCGTATTACTCCGGGGCCCTATGGAAAATCCCTCTTTATTGGAGGAAGTGAAGCGCTTGGTCTTGGAGCTATTGCTGGGGGCTGCTCGTTTATTTGCTCCTATCCTATGTCGCCGGGGACTGGTCTGTTGACTACCTTGGCAAAGTACTCTCACACCTTTAATATTGCTGTTGAGCAGGTTGAAGATGAAATTGCCGCAGTGAACATGGCGGCGGGGGCGTGGTATGCTGGTGCGCGAACCGTTGTTACCACATCCGGTGGTGGATTTGCTCTAATGACTGAAGGGATTAGCCTTGCAGGCATTATGGAATTACCCTTGGTGGTTAATATCTCTATGCGCCCCGGACCAGCAACAGGATTGCCAACACGTACCGAACAAGGTGATTTGAATCTTGCTGTGTATGCAGGGCACGGAGAATTCCCACGGATTGTTTATGCTCCTCGTGATACGCAACAAGGGTTTGACTTGGCCAAGAGAGCCATGGAAGACGCTGATGCATGTCAGGTTCCTGTTATTCTGCTTACTGATCAGTATTTTATGGATGGTATGGAGACCTTGGATCAAGATCTTGATACGCACGGCTATGATACGCAGCACATTGTTGAAACGGATCCGTCTTATAAACGATACGCCCTCGGTAATTCAGTAGTCTCTCCGCGCGGTATCCCCGGGTATGGCACAGGAATTGTCTGCTGTGATAGTGATGAGCATACAGAAGAGGGGTATATTACAGAGAGTATGTCTGTTCGGTGTAGCATGATGGATAAACGTATGGCAAAGCACGCACTCTGTCAAAAGCGAATACCCGCACCGGAACTTCTCAAAAGCACAGCGAGGAAAAAGCTCCTTGTATCGTGGGGCACGAACTATCACGTTGTCCGCCATGCCCTTGAAGAGTATGACGGCGATGATATCGATTTTCTCCATTTTAGTTGTGTATACCCCTTGCCGGAGAATCTTTCTGAGCTTCTTTCCGGCTATGATGTCACGGCAGTACTTGAGAATAATTATACTGCGCAATTTGCCCGGTTGATACGTGGAGAAACGGGACATTCCTTCGATACTGAAATTTTGCAGTATGATGGCCAGCCCTTTTCTGTGGAACATGTAACCGCGGCACTTAAAAACCTTGGTAAGGAGGAGCAATGA
- a CDS encoding thiamine pyrophosphate-dependent enzyme has protein sequence MNKDVFDKKDIDISWCPGCGNFKILDMLKQTFAELDIPPNKLVVASGIGQAPKTPQYFNTNMFNGLHGRALSSATGIQAANPELTVVAQGGDGDMYGEGGNHFLHTIRRNPDIVHIVHNNMVYGLTKGQASPTSAVGFTTSVQVDGVHEEPVNPIAVAIAQNASFVSRAFCGHVEETKEILKQAIAHKGYALVDLLQNCVTFNKTNTFKWFKDMTYYVEDSYDPSDRAAAFARATENEKLALGVLYRRKTPPAPFHTHLHPHAAGETPLYRHRYEKAKMDALLDGSYR, from the coding sequence ATGAATAAAGACGTTTTTGATAAAAAAGATATAGATATTTCGTGGTGTCCCGGATGTGGTAATTTTAAAATTTTAGACATGCTGAAACAGACCTTTGCCGAATTAGATATTCCTCCGAACAAGCTTGTTGTTGCTTCGGGGATTGGTCAAGCACCGAAGACACCACAGTATTTCAATACCAATATGTTTAACGGGTTACACGGAAGAGCCTTAAGTTCTGCCACGGGGATTCAGGCGGCAAACCCGGAGCTGACTGTGGTTGCCCAGGGTGGTGATGGTGATATGTATGGTGAAGGGGGGAATCATTTTCTCCATACCATCCGGAGAAATCCTGATATTGTACACATTGTACATAACAATATGGTGTATGGATTGACAAAGGGGCAGGCCTCTCCAACCAGCGCCGTGGGATTTACCACATCTGTGCAGGTTGATGGGGTACATGAAGAGCCTGTGAATCCAATTGCAGTTGCTATTGCGCAGAATGCTTCTTTTGTAAGTCGTGCATTCTGCGGCCATGTTGAAGAGACAAAAGAGATTTTAAAACAAGCCATAGCTCATAAGGGCTACGCCTTGGTAGATCTCCTGCAAAACTGTGTTACCTTTAATAAGACAAACACCTTTAAGTGGTTTAAGGACATGACGTATTACGTTGAAGATTCTTACGATCCCTCTGATCGTGCTGCTGCCTTTGCTCGAGCTACGGAGAATGAAAAGCTTGCCCTTGGTGTGCTCTATCGTCGAAAGACGCCTCCAGCACCGTTTCATACGCATTTGCACCCTCATGCAGCGGGAGAGACACCCTTGTATAGGCATCGCTATGAAAAAGCAAAAATGGATGCATTATTAGATGGCTCCTATAGATAA